In Dromiciops gliroides isolate mDroGli1 chromosome 5, mDroGli1.pri, whole genome shotgun sequence, the following are encoded in one genomic region:
- the SEM1 gene encoding 26S proteasome complex subunit SEM1 has protein sequence MSEKKQPVDLGLLEEDDEFEEFPAEDWAGLDEDEDAHVWEDNWDDDNVEDDFSNQLRAELEKHGYKMETS, from the exons ATGTCGGAGAAGAAGCAGCCGGTGGACCTggggctcctggaggaggacgaCGAGTTTGAGGAGTTCCCGGCCGAAG ACTGGGCTGGTTTAGATGAAGACGAGGATGCTCATGTTTGGGAAGATAATTGGGATGATGACAACGTGGAGGACGACTTCTCCAATCAGTTACG AGCTGAACTGGAGAAACACGGATACAAGATGGAGACCTCATAG